In the genome of Xanthocytophaga agilis, one region contains:
- a CDS encoding OmpP1/FadL family transporter, whose translation MKKVFMSIFLMASSSFAFAQGFQINLLGTKQTGMAHAGAALKTDASTLVFNPGSSVFLEGNQVYISGNAAIINNSFLREGASKTEYADNGIAPPFSAGVMFGPKEGKWKAGLAAYTPFGGQTDWGKSWSGQMALTSLELQAIYLQPTFSYKISDKLGIGAGFIINFGHVDLQRNLPVTGSAGGTGSAQLQGNGMGYGFNVGLYYQATDAFSLALTHRSTVKTTVDDGDAIFDVSTALSTSFPQPNTFKSTLNLPSTTTLGLGYKATDKLTLALDINYVHWSVYDTLSFDYKQNTPQLQDTKSPRNYKDSWAFRLGGQYGVTERLAVRGGVGYVLTPIKDGYVTPEIPDANRIILTLGLGYQITDKFSIDAAFMFEDLEKRTQTNIETGLQGTYKTYAYIPSLALGYKF comes from the coding sequence ATGAAGAAAGTTTTCATGAGTATTTTTTTGATGGCTTCTTCTTCGTTTGCTTTTGCTCAGGGATTTCAAATTAATCTGCTGGGAACAAAGCAAACTGGAATGGCACATGCTGGAGCAGCATTGAAAACCGATGCATCAACGTTGGTATTTAATCCTGGATCCTCTGTTTTTCTGGAGGGAAACCAGGTCTATATATCAGGAAATGCCGCAATTATCAACAATTCCTTTCTTCGTGAAGGCGCTTCCAAAACAGAATATGCAGACAATGGGATTGCACCTCCTTTCAGTGCTGGTGTGATGTTTGGTCCTAAAGAAGGAAAATGGAAAGCCGGCCTTGCTGCATACACACCATTTGGTGGCCAAACAGACTGGGGAAAAAGCTGGAGCGGACAGATGGCATTGACTTCATTGGAATTACAGGCTATTTATTTGCAACCTACCTTCAGTTATAAGATAAGTGATAAATTGGGTATTGGAGCAGGATTCATTATCAACTTTGGACATGTTGATTTACAAAGAAATTTGCCAGTAACAGGATCTGCAGGTGGCACGGGATCAGCCCAGTTACAAGGCAATGGAATGGGATATGGTTTTAACGTAGGACTGTATTATCAGGCAACAGACGCTTTCTCTTTGGCACTGACTCATCGGTCAACAGTGAAAACAACAGTGGATGATGGGGACGCTATTTTTGATGTTTCTACTGCTTTATCAACTAGCTTTCCGCAGCCTAATACCTTTAAATCTACTCTAAATCTGCCTTCTACTACTACCCTAGGTTTGGGTTATAAGGCAACAGATAAGCTTACTCTGGCTCTGGATATTAACTATGTACACTGGAGTGTATATGATACATTGTCGTTTGATTACAAACAAAATACCCCACAGCTTCAGGATACTAAATCGCCAAGAAATTACAAAGATTCGTGGGCATTTAGATTAGGTGGACAGTATGGTGTAACCGAAAGACTAGCTGTGCGTGGTGGGGTAGGGTATGTATTAACTCCTATTAAAGATGGATATGTAACACCAGAAATTCCAGATGCAAACCGAATTATATTGACATTAGGACTAGGATACCAGATTACAGATAAATTCAGTATAGATGCTGCATTTATGTTTGAGGATTTGGAGAAACGTACTCAAACTAATATAGAAACTGGTCTGCAGGGTACTTATAAGACCTACGCTTACATTCCAAGTCTGGCTTTAGGTTATAAATTCTGA
- a CDS encoding SGNH/GDSL hydrolase family protein — protein sequence MKNIVNYSLLTLTTAFLFQGCKPDLDVDVAAAKGSADFSKYVAVGNSLTAGYADDGLYLSGQQASYPSLIAAQMSEVGGGTFTQPLFTSKPNGTGYLTLTGFSSTGLPVLETVSTDLAVRGVTTPDPVLNPSGVLLDKYTDPINNYGVPGIRLSDIADANYSRRNPLYERILMDGEVGVKPYLTKVAESQPTFFSCWLGNNDVLQYAGSGGLVPLTPVPAFQQLYGVLINTLTQNGAKGVVANLPSVTSVPLFNTVLATVSSTAKAQLKLALQANPKLPNFVVCQSGTPDRIGQTSRPADTLRIIQLPIDSLYGGGQGRSLLTLSVRNNPSLLGMLGQPTGAYWRSFAAQNGTTVQNIIAAFKLDTTQAFGFSPNNPFPTGLVLDGREQDVINSYTTQYNSIIKAAAESKDLAFVDANSFMKQVNAGLLVDGMDVSGAFISGGFFSLDGVHLTPRGYAIAANKFIQTINAKYNSKIPLVSVVKYAGVKFP from the coding sequence ATGAAAAATATAGTTAATTATTCTCTACTCACCCTAACTACAGCCTTTTTGTTTCAGGGATGTAAACCTGATCTGGATGTAGATGTTGCTGCAGCAAAAGGCAGTGCTGATTTTTCCAAATATGTCGCTGTGGGTAATTCACTCACTGCTGGTTATGCAGATGATGGGTTATATCTCTCAGGACAGCAGGCTTCCTATCCTAGTTTGATTGCAGCACAAATGAGTGAGGTTGGTGGTGGTACTTTTACGCAGCCTTTATTTACCTCAAAGCCTAATGGAACAGGTTATTTGACGTTAACAGGCTTTTCTTCTACAGGTTTGCCTGTATTGGAAACTGTAAGTACAGACCTTGCTGTAAGAGGAGTTACAACTCCTGACCCTGTATTGAATCCAAGTGGTGTTTTACTGGATAAATATACCGACCCTATCAATAATTATGGAGTGCCAGGTATACGTTTATCTGACATTGCAGATGCTAATTATTCCAGACGTAATCCTTTATATGAAAGAATATTGATGGATGGTGAGGTAGGAGTAAAGCCCTATCTGACAAAAGTAGCCGAGAGCCAGCCTACCTTTTTCTCCTGTTGGCTAGGAAATAATGATGTCTTGCAATATGCTGGTTCAGGTGGATTGGTTCCGTTAACTCCCGTTCCTGCTTTTCAGCAATTGTATGGAGTATTGATAAATACATTGACACAAAATGGTGCCAAAGGGGTTGTTGCCAATCTTCCTTCTGTTACCAGTGTGCCTTTGTTCAATACTGTCTTGGCTACGGTTTCTTCTACAGCTAAAGCACAGCTAAAATTAGCTCTTCAGGCAAATCCGAAGCTTCCAAATTTTGTGGTATGTCAGAGTGGTACACCTGATCGCATAGGTCAGACATCTCGCCCTGCGGATACCTTGCGTATTATACAGTTGCCAATAGATAGCTTGTATGGAGGTGGACAAGGACGTTCCTTACTGACTCTTTCTGTACGCAATAATCCAAGTCTACTCGGAATGCTTGGGCAACCTACTGGGGCCTACTGGAGATCTTTTGCTGCACAGAATGGGACAACTGTACAAAACATCATTGCCGCCTTTAAACTAGATACAACCCAGGCTTTTGGATTTTCCCCTAATAATCCTTTTCCGACAGGTTTAGTATTGGATGGGCGGGAGCAGGATGTAATCAACAGTTACACAACTCAATACAATAGTATTATCAAGGCAGCTGCTGAAAGTAAAGATCTGGCTTTTGTAGATGCTAATTCCTTTATGAAGCAAGTAAACGCTGGTTTGCTGGTAGATGGAATGGATGTGAGCGGAGCATTTATCAGTGGAGGGTTTTTCTCACTGGATGGAGTACACCTGACGCCTCGTGGATATGCGATTGCGGCCAATAAATTTATTCAAACTATTAATGCTAAATACAACAGCAAGATTCCACTTGTGTCAGTTGTAAAATATGCAGGTGTGAAATTTCCATAA
- a CDS encoding vWA domain-containing protein, translating to MNLDWEHSEYIYLLLGIPLLFGIFLGYLLWRKRSLKKLGNPQQLQYLMPDTSYKQWIRMGLYLIPILCCILAVVSPRYPETVTAPAIPVADVVFMVDVSTSMFASDVAPNRLEKVKQILSQCVANLDKCRVGVVLYAGQAYPFLPFTEDMNVAVSFIPAIQPSLISQQGTQLTKAMEMAGYYFSDTSRNNQVIFLFSDGENHDSEFLKSVEKQARKGIIIHTIGVGTENGSQIIVSDAYGRSSVKKDATGLPVITRLEPNNLRQIAEAGKGQFYPISSTQETIQFIQQQIEAARLSIGKPPQITGYTYLFQWLAGISLVCILLDMILGVFYKYRIPSPFSSYK from the coding sequence ATGAATCTAGACTGGGAACATAGTGAGTATATCTATCTTTTACTAGGAATACCTCTCCTGTTTGGTATATTTCTTGGCTATCTGTTGTGGCGAAAAAGGAGTTTGAAGAAATTGGGGAATCCCCAGCAACTACAATACCTGATGCCAGATACCTCATATAAACAGTGGATACGTATGGGATTGTATCTAATACCTATTTTATGCTGTATACTGGCTGTTGTAAGTCCACGTTATCCGGAGACAGTTACAGCACCTGCAATACCTGTGGCAGATGTTGTATTTATGGTAGATGTATCTACCAGTATGTTTGCTTCAGATGTGGCTCCCAACCGACTAGAAAAGGTAAAACAGATTCTTTCCCAGTGTGTTGCCAATTTAGACAAATGCAGAGTTGGAGTTGTGTTATATGCAGGCCAGGCCTATCCATTTCTGCCATTTACAGAAGATATGAATGTTGCGGTTTCCTTCATTCCTGCGATCCAGCCCTCATTGATCTCTCAGCAGGGAACACAGCTAACAAAAGCTATGGAGATGGCAGGATATTATTTTAGTGATACATCCCGAAATAATCAGGTGATTTTTTTGTTTTCTGATGGCGAAAACCATGATAGTGAGTTCCTGAAATCAGTTGAGAAACAGGCAAGGAAAGGAATAATAATACATACAATTGGAGTAGGGACAGAAAATGGAAGTCAAATTATAGTGTCTGATGCATACGGAAGGAGTAGTGTGAAAAAGGATGCCACGGGTTTACCTGTTATTACCCGTTTGGAGCCAAACAATCTTCGTCAAATTGCAGAAGCTGGGAAAGGACAATTCTATCCGATATCCTCTACACAAGAAACCATACAATTCATTCAGCAACAGATTGAAGCTGCCAGATTATCTATCGGAAAACCTCCACAAATTACCGGATATACCTATCTGTTTCAATGGCTTGCAGGAATCTCGCTTGTCTGTATATTGCTGGACATGATACTTGGTGTTTTTTATAAATATCGCATACCTTCACCATTTTCTTCATACAAATGA
- a CDS encoding tetratricopeptide repeat protein, whose amino-acid sequence MIRTLVFFLGIAVAAPWIIYFFTGRPVGVSSDKQLLGQGNAFYQQGEYGEAEVSFRKVLAGNPEISEAKFYLGLSLYQQQRYAEALPYVNTSSQFSGKFKPQALHLQGNILLKMSRWTEAASCYRNELLLRPGYQPAQKNLSYVLQKIAERIPKKDPIRNINQMQKQQDQSMNRSEEEKENNSSDDSQNQDANQSKSSSKNNIQSSQQQLNASDMESMLKQLDQAEKQIRGRNSKARAQKTVPSDQKDW is encoded by the coding sequence ATGATACGGACATTGGTGTTTTTTCTGGGAATTGCTGTAGCTGCACCCTGGATAATTTATTTTTTCACAGGAAGGCCTGTTGGTGTATCCAGTGACAAACAACTTTTAGGACAAGGCAATGCTTTTTACCAGCAGGGAGAATATGGAGAGGCAGAAGTGAGTTTTCGTAAAGTTTTAGCCGGTAATCCTGAAATTTCAGAAGCAAAATTTTATCTGGGATTAAGCTTGTATCAGCAGCAACGATATGCTGAGGCTCTTCCTTATGTAAATACTAGTAGCCAGTTTTCTGGTAAATTTAAACCCCAAGCATTACACCTCCAGGGTAATATTTTGTTAAAGATGAGTCGATGGACAGAGGCTGCTTCTTGTTACCGGAATGAGTTGCTTTTGAGACCGGGTTATCAGCCTGCTCAAAAGAATTTATCCTATGTACTACAGAAAATAGCTGAAAGAATCCCAAAGAAAGATCCAATTCGAAATATAAATCAGATGCAAAAACAACAGGATCAGTCTATGAATAGAAGCGAAGAAGAGAAAGAGAATAATTCGTCTGACGATTCACAAAATCAGGATGCAAACCAGTCTAAAAGTAGTTCAAAAAATAATATACAATCTTCACAACAGCAATTAAATGCTTCAGATATGGAAAGTATGCTGAAACAATTGGATCAGGCTGAAAAACAGATCAGAGGCAGAAACTCAAAAGCCAGAGCACAGAAAACGGTACCATCTGATCAGAAAGACTGGTAA
- a CDS encoding BatD family protein, translated as MIQKEIFSMYIYRFAILLWMVVLCTFSAIGQDGGGKAFLRWVPSQKSVYQGESFVVKLQLYYEGNVSSPEVFPKLSVANSWAQEIKQSQKPVPFHEQINGKTYGVVVLKKYLIIPQKSGMLSLPAYAVTIKLTVAPKPDDFFQVEQTVDQSLTAPELSFSVKSLPEPKPVTFSGAVGKFSWKVLSDKDSLILQNPVLITYKIAGVGNIPFVSLPLYTLPTGLEGFEIKSTEEQSLTDKGLSGGKIFTQTIVGEQAGIYPLPLGFTYFDPSQEKYISLTDSLLITVRDTTQKARSQTSTQLPDRKISDKGLPWDTQQPNFNHIPPFWRSDLYWLLFVLPFGVVILVWGYSQWDAYQKRSIHYPLQKAVKALQHLKKKGNSLSAETAKEIETILFSYFSGRYQLEMVDWHLEYINRLLEQYKVSKAVREELSFVLKKCTELRFAKHITGQVLGSSEITVSQIIQILKQIEKQSRPDNRKELAIGFVLMLWVIGSSLLAAIPESQYRQAETYYQKQQFDSTITILNHIVKQGNKDKVVYSNLANCYVQTGKTGLAIANYEKARGIEPMYSAAIHNLDQLRKMKNLIPPVESPWQQAVTLVNLNLVAGVSLGLIWLGAGIILLYILSNIRRQWRIIGYVCVILGILSVVFLRQVEVSRLRKDMYIVIASTKGYYAPNIKARELVQLPEGAAVSREDLFSGWAKIRIPDGRKVWVNQQYITGVTPY; from the coding sequence ATGATTCAGAAAGAGATATTTTCTATGTATATATACCGTTTTGCCATCTTGTTATGGATGGTGGTCTTGTGTACTTTCTCTGCAATAGGGCAGGATGGGGGAGGAAAAGCTTTTTTACGTTGGGTGCCTTCTCAAAAGTCTGTTTATCAGGGTGAATCCTTTGTTGTAAAACTGCAGCTATATTATGAAGGCAATGTCTCTTCCCCTGAGGTATTTCCGAAACTATCTGTGGCGAATAGCTGGGCGCAGGAGATCAAACAAAGCCAGAAACCTGTACCCTTTCATGAGCAGATAAATGGGAAAACATATGGAGTTGTAGTATTGAAGAAATACCTGATCATACCTCAAAAATCGGGTATGCTTTCATTGCCAGCTTATGCTGTTACCATTAAACTGACTGTAGCTCCCAAGCCAGATGACTTTTTTCAGGTAGAACAAACAGTGGATCAGTCGTTAACTGCTCCTGAGTTATCATTTTCTGTAAAATCATTGCCCGAGCCAAAACCTGTAACGTTTTCCGGCGCAGTAGGAAAATTTTCATGGAAGGTCTTATCTGATAAGGATTCCCTGATTCTACAAAATCCAGTCTTGATTACATACAAAATAGCAGGGGTGGGGAACATTCCTTTTGTCTCTCTGCCTCTATATACATTACCAACAGGTTTGGAAGGATTTGAGATAAAAAGTACAGAAGAGCAATCTCTGACAGATAAAGGGCTCTCAGGAGGTAAAATCTTTACACAAACGATAGTCGGTGAACAAGCAGGTATATATCCGTTGCCTTTGGGATTTACTTATTTTGATCCTAGTCAGGAAAAATATATTTCCCTGACAGATTCTCTTCTTATTACAGTGAGGGATACAACGCAGAAGGCCAGGAGTCAGACCTCAACCCAATTACCAGATAGAAAAATTTCAGACAAAGGATTGCCCTGGGATACTCAACAACCCAATTTCAACCATATCCCACCATTTTGGAGATCAGATCTATATTGGCTTCTTTTTGTATTACCCTTTGGCGTTGTGATACTTGTGTGGGGATATAGTCAGTGGGATGCATACCAAAAACGTTCCATACACTATCCTCTTCAAAAAGCTGTTAAGGCTCTGCAACACTTGAAAAAGAAGGGAAACTCTCTCTCTGCTGAAACGGCTAAAGAGATTGAGACGATATTGTTTAGTTATTTTTCAGGACGTTATCAGCTTGAAATGGTTGACTGGCATCTGGAATATATAAATCGACTACTGGAGCAGTATAAGGTATCAAAAGCTGTCAGAGAAGAACTTTCGTTTGTATTGAAAAAATGTACTGAATTACGGTTTGCAAAGCATATAACTGGACAAGTTTTAGGGTCGTCAGAAATAACAGTCTCTCAGATTATACAAATACTAAAACAGATCGAAAAACAAAGTCGTCCTGACAATCGAAAGGAATTAGCAATAGGCTTTGTATTAATGCTATGGGTAATAGGAAGTAGTTTACTGGCTGCAATTCCTGAATCGCAATACAGACAAGCTGAAACCTATTATCAGAAGCAACAGTTTGATAGTACCATCACCATTCTAAACCACATAGTAAAGCAGGGTAATAAAGATAAAGTAGTTTATAGTAATCTGGCCAATTGTTATGTTCAAACAGGCAAAACAGGATTGGCAATAGCTAATTATGAAAAGGCCAGAGGAATAGAGCCTATGTATTCTGCAGCGATTCATAATCTGGATCAGCTGCGAAAAATGAAAAACCTGATCCCACCTGTAGAATCGCCCTGGCAACAAGCTGTAACTTTAGTGAACTTGAATCTAGTGGCTGGTGTATCACTTGGATTGATCTGGCTAGGAGCTGGGATTATACTACTATACATTCTCAGCAACATACGCAGGCAATGGCGTATAATAGGTTATGTATGTGTTATCTTGGGAATACTATCTGTTGTCTTTTTACGGCAAGTGGAGGTTTCGAGGCTCCGAAAAGATATGTACATTGTAATCGCTTCTACAAAAGGATATTATGCCCCGAATATAAAAGCACGAGAACTGGTACAGTTACCTGAAGGAGCCGCAGTCTCTAGAGAAGATTTATTTTCAGGATGGGCTAAGATTCGAATTCCGGATGGGCGAAAAGTTTGGGTAAATCAACAATATATCACAGGGGTAACTCCTTATTGA
- a CDS encoding Crp/Fnr family transcriptional regulator: protein MFEKLRQLTGITTNKLSFDWETEQVSYKKGTIITRQSEVEQYIYWIKEGSVKVSAFVDIKEFILDFWFADDLFTSFASLIEQTPSQTQITALTDVIAERVSYTQLQQVYKQSHQGSEIGRRMAERMYVHKTRKEIELLTLTAEQRYEKLLEQSRRLILEIPVKDVASYLGILPESLSRIRRKVIS, encoded by the coding sequence ATGTTTGAAAAGCTACGACAACTTACTGGAATAACTACAAACAAATTGTCTTTTGATTGGGAAACAGAACAAGTTAGTTATAAGAAAGGAACTATTATAACACGACAGAGTGAAGTAGAACAATATATCTATTGGATAAAAGAAGGAAGTGTTAAGGTATCTGCCTTTGTTGACATAAAAGAATTTATACTGGACTTCTGGTTTGCTGATGATTTGTTTACCTCATTTGCTTCATTGATTGAACAAACTCCCTCTCAAACACAAATAACTGCTCTGACAGATGTAATCGCAGAACGAGTATCCTATACACAGTTACAACAGGTCTACAAACAATCTCATCAGGGAAGCGAAATCGGGCGGAGGATGGCCGAACGTATGTATGTTCATAAGACCCGAAAGGAAATAGAACTACTTACACTGACTGCTGAGCAGCGGTATGAAAAGTTGTTGGAACAATCCAGACGCCTTATCCTTGAAATTCCTGTTAAAGATGTTGCTTCCTATCTGGGTATATTGCCAGAAAGCCTGAGCCGTATACGAAGAAAGGTAATCTCATAA
- a CDS encoding GH1 family beta-glucosidase, whose amino-acid sequence MSQSNDFYWGTSVAAYQIEGAWQEDGKGLSVWDAFSNKRGNTYLNQTANISCDFYHRYEADLDIMQSLGIRHFRFSIAWSRIMPQGTGHVNQKGIDFYNRLIDSCIKRGIEPWVTLYHWDLPHVLEQKGGWTNRHVVDWFKDYSEICLKHFGDRVKYWMVLNEPMVFTGAGYFLGIHAPGKRWLKNFIPAMHHAALCQAEGARIVKHYQPQAQVGTTFSCSYVTPFSNSPRDVQAAQRVDALLNRLYIEPSLGMGYPVKDLPFLNRVEKYFRNGDEKLLPFEYDFIGIQNYTREVAKYSWWMPFVNADLVKAANRGIEPTLMGWEVYPECIYQMLHKFASYPGVKKIFVTENGAAFPDKVENNRVHDTKRTQYLKDHIAQVLRAREEGIRVDGYFVWTFMDNFEWAEGYRPRFGLVHIDFDTQQRIIKDSGYWYRDWISQQTTIPNASLVQTVQK is encoded by the coding sequence GTGAGTCAATCAAACGATTTTTATTGGGGAACCTCAGTAGCTGCCTATCAGATTGAAGGTGCTTGGCAGGAAGATGGTAAAGGATTATCTGTATGGGATGCGTTTTCCAATAAAAGAGGAAATACCTATCTGAACCAGACAGCCAATATAAGCTGTGATTTCTATCATAGATACGAAGCCGATCTAGATATTATGCAGTCGCTGGGTATTCGGCATTTTCGTTTCTCAATTGCTTGGTCACGTATCATGCCTCAGGGAACAGGACACGTAAATCAAAAAGGTATTGATTTCTACAATCGTCTGATTGATAGTTGTATTAAAAGAGGGATTGAACCCTGGGTTACTCTGTATCACTGGGATTTGCCACACGTGCTGGAACAAAAAGGTGGCTGGACTAACCGACATGTGGTAGACTGGTTTAAGGATTATAGTGAAATCTGTCTGAAACATTTCGGAGATCGCGTAAAATACTGGATGGTTCTTAATGAGCCAATGGTATTTACAGGAGCTGGATACTTTCTGGGTATTCATGCCCCTGGCAAACGCTGGTTAAAGAACTTTATTCCTGCTATGCATCATGCGGCTTTATGTCAGGCAGAAGGAGCCCGTATCGTGAAGCATTATCAGCCACAGGCACAGGTTGGCACTACATTTTCCTGTTCCTATGTAACGCCATTCAGCAACTCCCCTCGTGATGTACAGGCAGCCCAACGTGTAGATGCTTTGCTCAACCGATTGTATATAGAGCCATCATTGGGTATGGGATACCCTGTAAAAGATCTGCCGTTTTTAAACAGGGTCGAAAAGTATTTTCGAAATGGCGATGAGAAATTACTTCCCTTCGAATATGACTTTATTGGTATTCAGAACTACACACGCGAAGTAGCCAAATATTCCTGGTGGATGCCTTTTGTCAATGCAGATCTGGTAAAGGCCGCTAATCGCGGTATTGAACCTACTCTTATGGGCTGGGAAGTGTATCCGGAATGTATTTATCAAATGCTCCATAAATTTGCGTCTTATCCAGGGGTAAAGAAGATATTTGTCACCGAAAATGGGGCAGCGTTTCCAGACAAAGTTGAAAATAATCGTGTACATGATACCAAACGAACACAGTATCTTAAAGACCATATAGCACAGGTATTGCGAGCCAGAGAAGAAGGAATCCGGGTTGATGGTTATTTTGTATGGACTTTTATGGATAACTTTGAATGGGCGGAAGGATATCGCCCCCGGTTTGGATTAGTACATATAGACTTTGACACCCAACAACGTATTATCAAAGATTCTGGCTACTGGTATCGGGACTGGATTTCGCAACAAACCACCATCCCGAATGCATCACTGGTACAAACTGTTCAAAAATAA
- a CDS encoding glycosyltransferase family protein yields the protein MKILYAIQGTGNGHLSRARDIIPLLQKKGEVDLLVSGKQVDISLPYEIKYKLHGLYFVFGKKGGVDLYKTFKQAKSKQFIKEIRSVPVESYDLVLNDFEPVTAWACRLRKKECIGLSHQSAVLSPKAPVPDTVDPIGKLVLQSYAPTTSAYGFHFQSYDDHTFTPVIRQQIRELKPTDNGHYTVYLPSYDDEHLQDMLTRLPDARWEVFSKHCKTPVVTNNVSIQPVNNDGFIKSMTSSTGILCGAGFETPAEALFLKKKVLVIPMKNQYEQHCNAAALEKMGVPVIKKFKKKHLPKIAEWLKYGQTIPVSYPDITEKIIDQVIANHVK from the coding sequence ATGAAAATACTTTATGCTATTCAGGGAACTGGTAACGGACATTTAAGCCGTGCCAGGGATATTATACCCTTATTACAAAAAAAAGGAGAAGTCGATCTGCTTGTCAGTGGAAAACAGGTAGATATATCTCTTCCTTATGAGATTAAATATAAACTTCATGGATTATACTTTGTCTTTGGAAAGAAAGGTGGAGTAGACTTATATAAGACTTTCAAACAGGCCAAATCCAAACAATTTATCAAGGAAATACGCAGTGTGCCTGTAGAATCCTATGATCTGGTTTTAAATGACTTTGAACCTGTTACCGCCTGGGCTTGCCGCCTTCGAAAAAAAGAGTGTATTGGCTTAAGTCATCAGTCAGCTGTGCTATCTCCCAAAGCTCCTGTACCCGATACAGTAGACCCTATTGGTAAGCTAGTGTTACAATCCTATGCACCGACTACCAGTGCGTATGGCTTCCATTTTCAGTCGTATGATGATCATACGTTTACACCTGTTATCCGTCAGCAGATACGGGAACTGAAGCCTACAGACAATGGACATTATACAGTATACCTTCCATCCTATGATGACGAACATCTGCAGGATATGCTAACCCGTTTGCCTGATGCTCGCTGGGAAGTTTTCTCCAAGCATTGCAAAACGCCAGTTGTTACAAACAATGTGAGTATACAACCTGTTAACAATGATGGTTTTATAAAAAGCATGACTTCCAGTACAGGTATTTTGTGTGGTGCAGGTTTCGAAACTCCAGCGGAGGCATTGTTTTTGAAGAAGAAAGTATTGGTTATCCCTATGAAAAATCAATATGAGCAGCACTGCAATGCAGCGGCTCTGGAAAAAATGGGTGTACCTGTTATAAAGAAATTCAAGAAAAAACACTTACCCAAAATAGCTGAGTGGCTCAAATATGGTCAAACAATTCCTGTTAGCTATCCGGATATCACTGAAAAGATTATAGATCAGGTAATTGCTAATCATGTAAAATAA
- a CDS encoding DUF502 domain-containing protein has translation MNRLITAVFKYLVRGLIFCAPIGVTIYVLIASFQWLDNLLPLDHYPGVGMAIVLAGLTLTGYIGSSFIVKPIFFSLEKLITKLPLVRIIYSSLKDLISAFVGDKKKFNQPVLVLLNKEASLYKLGFITQQNLDDLGIEEKVAVYLPHSYNFSGDLYIVPRENVTMLNTSATAIMKFIVSGGVVE, from the coding sequence ATGAACCGACTCATTACTGCTGTATTTAAATATCTCGTTCGTGGTCTGATTTTCTGTGCCCCTATCGGTGTCACTATTTATGTGTTGATAGCATCCTTCCAATGGCTTGATAACCTGCTTCCTTTGGATCACTATCCTGGTGTCGGGATGGCAATTGTTCTGGCAGGGCTTACATTAACTGGTTATATTGGCTCCTCTTTCATTGTAAAACCCATCTTCTTTTCACTGGAAAAGCTAATCACCAAACTACCACTGGTTCGTATTATCTACTCTTCCCTAAAAGATCTGATTTCAGCATTTGTGGGAGACAAAAAGAAATTCAACCAGCCTGTTCTGGTACTTCTTAATAAGGAAGCTTCTTTGTATAAGCTTGGTTTCATTACACAGCAAAATCTGGATGATCTGGGTATTGAAGAAAAAGTAGCTGTATACCTACCCCATTCGTACAATTTCTCAGGCGATTTATATATTGTCCCTCGGGAAAATGTAACAATGCTTAATACCTCAGCTACAGCTATTATGAAATTTATAGTATCAGGTGGAGTAGTCGAATAA